From Variovorax sp. J2L1-78, the proteins below share one genomic window:
- a CDS encoding LysR family transcriptional regulator has product MERADLELVTTVHARGSLSAAAASLGVAPSVVTKRLAALEARLGQRLFERTTRRLHLTPEGEAVCLHAEKLLEGFAALEADLSDRQTALRGPLRLAATLGFGRRWLGPALAEFQQRHPALQIDLALSERLPDLGADGYDGALWLWSVQGARSSQWTSRRLARNQRIVVASPAYLARHGTPREPADLAGHACLVVHENADAHGAAPAHWTLRHEKDSALVRVRVQGPLSSNSGELVRDWCLAGRGVMLRSLWDIAPQIASGELKRVLSQYAMPDADIHWIAPWRPKTPRRVRLLVDFLAEQFRGEPWKP; this is encoded by the coding sequence GCTGGGTGTTGCCCCCTCGGTCGTGACCAAGCGACTGGCGGCGCTGGAGGCCCGGCTCGGGCAGCGCCTGTTCGAACGCACCACGCGCCGCCTGCACCTCACGCCCGAGGGCGAGGCGGTCTGCCTGCACGCGGAGAAGCTGCTCGAGGGTTTCGCCGCCCTGGAAGCGGATCTGAGCGACCGTCAGACCGCCCTGCGCGGCCCCTTGCGCCTCGCGGCCACGCTGGGCTTCGGCCGCCGCTGGCTCGGGCCGGCGCTCGCCGAGTTCCAGCAGCGTCATCCTGCGCTGCAGATCGATCTGGCGTTGAGCGAGCGCCTGCCCGACCTGGGCGCCGACGGGTACGACGGCGCCCTGTGGCTGTGGTCGGTGCAAGGCGCGCGCAGCTCGCAATGGACTTCGCGCCGCCTGGCGCGCAACCAGCGCATCGTCGTCGCGTCGCCCGCGTACCTGGCGCGCCACGGCACGCCGCGCGAACCGGCCGATCTCGCCGGCCACGCCTGCCTGGTCGTGCACGAGAACGCCGACGCCCACGGCGCTGCGCCTGCGCACTGGACGCTCAGGCACGAGAAGGACAGCGCGCTGGTGCGGGTGCGCGTGCAGGGCCCGCTGTCGAGCAATTCGGGCGAGCTGGTGCGCGACTGGTGCCTGGCCGGCCGCGGCGTGATGCTGCGCAGCCTGTGGGACATCGCACCGCAGATCGCATCGGGTGAATTGAAGCGCGTGCTATCGCAGTACGCCATGCCCGATGCGGACATCCACTGGATCGCGCCGTGGCGGCCCAAGACGCCCCGCCGTGTGCGCCTGCTGGTGGACTTCCTCGCGGAACAGTTTCGCGGCGAGCCCTGGAAGCCCTGA
- a CDS encoding isocitrate/isopropylmalate dehydrogenase family protein, producing the protein MQTYDIATIEGDGIGPEVCRSAVAVLTEACGSRRLRFHPFDGGAAHYARTGEVLPDDTYAACKSMHAILHGAAGLPGVTYADGTEVGNDLHLQLRFRLDLFANVRPIRLYDGVQSPLRDWKPGQIDYVIVRENTEGLYASRGGGVNLRGEVATDTLVMTRKGVERVARFSFDLARRRQGAPRDGQRRVTVCDKANILRTYAFFRAICDEVARDYDDVQIDYAYADAITVHMLKKPDFYDVIVAENMFGDIISDLGAGTVGGLGIAASAELGERHGLFQGAHGSAPDIAGQNAASPIATILSGALMLRWLGEQHQDDALKSDADRIEQAVEAVLAAGETVPRDLGGRATCTDITAAICRQLAG; encoded by the coding sequence ATGCAAACCTACGACATCGCGACCATCGAGGGGGACGGCATCGGGCCCGAGGTCTGCCGATCGGCCGTGGCGGTTCTGACGGAAGCGTGCGGATCCCGGCGTCTGCGCTTCCACCCGTTCGACGGCGGTGCGGCGCACTACGCTCGAACGGGTGAGGTTCTTCCCGACGACACCTATGCCGCCTGCAAGTCGATGCACGCCATCCTGCACGGTGCCGCGGGGCTGCCGGGGGTGACCTATGCCGACGGCACGGAAGTCGGCAACGACCTGCACCTGCAGTTGCGCTTCCGGCTCGACCTGTTCGCCAACGTCCGGCCGATCCGGCTGTACGACGGCGTGCAGTCGCCGTTGAGGGACTGGAAGCCCGGGCAGATCGACTATGTGATCGTGCGCGAGAACACCGAAGGGCTCTATGCCAGCCGGGGTGGTGGGGTCAACCTGCGTGGCGAGGTCGCGACCGACACGCTGGTGATGACGCGCAAGGGCGTGGAGCGTGTCGCCCGGTTTTCCTTCGACCTGGCGCGTCGACGCCAGGGTGCGCCGCGGGACGGCCAACGCCGCGTGACCGTCTGCGACAAGGCCAACATCCTGCGCACCTATGCCTTCTTCCGGGCCATCTGCGACGAAGTGGCGCGCGACTACGACGACGTGCAGATCGACTACGCCTACGCGGATGCGATCACCGTGCACATGCTCAAGAAGCCCGACTTCTACGATGTCATCGTCGCGGAGAACATGTTCGGCGACATCATCTCCGACCTGGGTGCCGGCACCGTCGGCGGGCTCGGCATCGCCGCATCCGCCGAACTCGGCGAACGCCACGGGCTGTTCCAGGGCGCGCATGGTTCGGCGCCGGACATCGCGGGCCAGAACGCGGCCAGCCCGATCGCCACCATCCTGTCCGGTGCACTGATGCTGCGCTGGCTCGGCGAGCAGCACCAGGACGACGCATTGAAGAGCGATGCCGACCGCATCGAGCAGGCTGTGGAGGCCGTGCTGGCTGCGGGTGAAACGGTGCCACGCGATCTGGGCGGTCGTGCGACCTGCACCGACATCACCGCCGCGATCTGCCGCCAGCTGGCGGGCTGA
- a CDS encoding Bug family tripartite tricarboxylate transporter substrate binding protein: MFRKFAILIALSLSFSTSHGQVPADRPITMIVTVPPGGSSDALARLTAGMLATRLDRSVVVENVTGAGGLVGMQKFLRSPADGSVVLFINQSLVILPHLHPKSAYGASTDMEPIGIVATVPMVLSVSNAAGVTSLPALVEKMRKSPGKVNFGSGGPGTTAHLAEALFLKLADVQGEMIQYRGTGPALSDLMAGTIDAVIDQTVTMLPLHKDGRVKAIAVTGGARLSQHPEIPTFAESGLPAFDLAIWNGLMAPKGTPPEAVAKLTGALSAVVGSADFKSRLALLAAQAPTDSEQGPAHFRRVIARDGDRVAALAKSGAFANDAAAASK; encoded by the coding sequence GTGTTCAGAAAATTCGCCATCCTCATCGCGCTGAGCCTGTCGTTCTCGACATCCCATGGGCAGGTGCCCGCCGATCGGCCGATCACGATGATCGTCACGGTGCCGCCCGGCGGAAGCTCCGACGCGCTGGCACGCCTGACGGCCGGCATGCTCGCCACGCGCCTGGATCGATCGGTCGTGGTCGAAAACGTCACCGGCGCCGGCGGACTCGTCGGGATGCAGAAGTTCCTGCGCTCCCCGGCCGACGGCAGCGTGGTGCTGTTCATCAATCAGTCGCTGGTGATCCTTCCGCACCTGCATCCGAAGTCGGCGTACGGCGCATCGACCGACATGGAGCCGATCGGGATCGTCGCGACCGTGCCGATGGTGCTCTCGGTCAGCAACGCGGCCGGGGTGACCAGCCTCCCAGCGCTCGTCGAGAAGATGAGGAAATCGCCGGGCAAGGTGAACTTCGGCTCCGGCGGGCCTGGCACCACGGCGCATCTGGCCGAAGCGCTGTTCCTGAAGTTGGCCGACGTGCAGGGCGAGATGATCCAGTACCGCGGCACCGGCCCTGCGCTCAGCGACCTGATGGCGGGCACGATCGATGCCGTGATCGACCAGACGGTGACCATGCTGCCCCTGCACAAGGACGGCCGGGTCAAGGCGATCGCGGTGACCGGTGGCGCACGCCTGTCGCAGCATCCGGAGATTCCCACTTTCGCCGAATCGGGGCTGCCCGCCTTCGACCTGGCGATCTGGAACGGGCTGATGGCGCCCAAGGGGACGCCGCCGGAGGCGGTCGCGAAGTTGACGGGGGCCCTGTCCGCGGTGGTCGGCAGTGCTGATTTCAAGAGTCGGCTGGCGCTACTGGCCGCGCAGGCCCCCACGGACAGCGAGCAAGGACCGGCGCATTTCCGTCGTGTGATCGCCCGGGACGGCGATCGCGTCGCCGCACTCGCCAAGTCGGGTGCGTTTGCGAACGACGCGGCCGCGGCGAGCAAGTAG